The region GCTTTGTTAACTTTGTCTTCATTGCCCTGTTTATGAACAAATACGGATGCGGGCTTTCCATCTTGGAGGACTGCGGAGTACATGGTGAGTCCGGATGGCAGTGTGAGGGGTGGCTCCTCCAGGATGCAGCTCCGCACCGCGCTGCTCTCTGCACCCATGGCTGCGATTGTGCCTCGGACCTGTTGGTTAATAAGAATGACAAAGGAAAGTACATAATGGAAACCAAAACCATGCGGTGAGTTGGTATAGAGTTGCTAGTCGTTTGATTGCAAATATAACCACTGATACAAAACGATGGTTCCATAATGATACCTGTCTCCCAGGATCAGATGCACGACTGATCTGCGACAAGTTAGCTAGTGTAATTATCTAGTTGACCAACTGGCTAACCTCGGCGCTACGTTAGCCCGTTTGTCATTGCTATACTTGTCGCCAGCATTTCCTCCATCAAATAAACATATCAATAGCGGCGTGGTGCAAGACTTGTACAGTTATTTTTCTAAATGCCACAGTGATAGTCTTAAAATATAAGCTACGTTCCAAGTCACTTCTTAACAATCCAATGACGCTAACGTGGAGGTAAGATTCCTTGTAAACACATTCTCTTCCGGTAATGGACGAAACCACACAGCAGGGGTTGTTGTTAGCTTCAACAGTGTCAGGAATTAGTTTCTACCTTAGTATCTGCATAGTTCATGTTATAGcctatattaatttttaaaatttatttcaatatttgagaaatgataaaacaattctctttatttaaatttctaACTCACTGAAAATCACTTGTACTCCCTACCTTTAAATGTAATGGTTGAAACCAGAGTGGTGCGAGGTCAGACGGGAATTTGCGCTGACAGACTGCCATATGTTTACCAAAATGGATCTAGAAGCCTGCGACAAAACTCCGAAGAAAACTGTTTTGGTGTTTGACCTTTGGATTCTGTAGCCCGCTGTGTGTCTTTACATGCGGAACCAGTACATGAAAGATAGAAAGCTGTTCAGGAACCCTGGGATATAGAAAACGATGGCAGACCATAAAAAAGCCGGCGGAGCCATGAATACAACTACAGGGCAAATTAGGATAATTCCACTTTGTATTATTTATGATCTCGTTTGGCAGGAAGCACATCACGCCCCATGTGAACACCAACGCAATATTCAGCCCCTGGCAGCAATTACAGAATCACAACTTTAAGAAGATTGTGCATTCAGATTTTTAATTATGTGGACAAAAAGTACAGACAACTATTATTATCATCTAAAATGCCAACCTCCTGGCTTCAAGagataataaacaaaaaagtaaatgtgttGTCAGCCACAACtgcttttactttcttttttttttttaaaaacccaaaaaacaaacaaaccaacagagaaaaatattgaattacCTCGTAATATGCCTTTAAAACATGAACACCTGCATCATATTAAATATGGTCATTAGTCTGCAGACTAAAAGGAGTGCTCACAGTTTAAAGAGCTGTCGTACCTATTGGATTGAaatgaatcattaaaaaattaaaaatgtgtgttgaaCCAAAGGAGAGGATCATTAAACATCTCCAAGAATATTCATGGAATTTTGCATGTGGATTGTTCTCAGTCTGCTGTGTGTAAATTCTGGAATGGTACAAACTaaatgggagagagagagaggttgaaTGGGTGGAAACTGGAGGCAATGTGACCAAACAGTAAGACACTACCTGAATGATATGTGACTTATATAAAGAAAAGCCAAATAAAAGCCATCATTAACACCTAAACAAAGATAAACAAGGTCACAATGGGCCAAAGAAAAGGATTGTGGGTAAATGGATGAAattaatggatggattgatggattggATTAATTGAAAATCTGCATTGGGCAACATGACGATCCTGGAACCTTTGTTTGGTGCCATTTCAAACATTGAAATTTTGGAAAACCTTATTCCATCAATTGAAAGGGTGTTTGGTGATCACATTAGTTTTCAAGATGAAAAAGCATCTGTATTGGCAACAAGAGTCATAAAATcagaattaataataatgaagcaTATTGTTTGTTGGTAGTTAAGTCCATGCCTCGGAGAATTAAAGCTGTTATAAAAGGTGGTGCAAAAAGTTCTaatggtggattttttttcacatgattCCATAATAAtttcctcagaattgagtgattccatatttgTGCCCTCTAACTGAtctaaaaaaagtatttgtagTACAACAacatttctatttgttttctttttaacataTTTCTCAAAGTCAAAAGGTTGACCTTTTGGACCATGATGAATTTATGGCATGTCTGAAATTGAAGTGAACATCCTCCAAGAGTAGTTATTCCATACAGGTTGTAAGTCTTTAAATGGGGAATCACACGGGTCCATCGAGTGAGAGACTGCCCTGCTTATTGTAATTTAGGCACTAAGGGAAACACGATTCCATTTCCTCGGCGAGCTGTGTTCCATTAACCCACCACcatcttttttctgtctccctACAATAAAGGGAAAAGTCATGTTGAGTTACTTGACAAGTAACATCATAAACCAACAGGGAAGATCAACTCTCACTTCGATTTGTATATTTAATTCTAAATCAGCTTGCGTATCTTTTTTGACTATTCACAAATCTACCaacaaaatattataaaaaagtATTGTTAAATTGATTACCTTAATTAACTCTGTATGAAACACCCACTGGAAGAGAGCccattctttcattttgttaaattttgcaTCCATCGTTCCTACATTCATGTCATCCAACCTTAATCATAACATTAATTTGTGCTAGTGGATCCATTGCACTgacattgaaattaaattatttaactatttaattAATGTGGCAAAGAACCCGTTTAGTAAACCAGCTGCAGGCTCCTGCTATTTCACTCAACGGGCTGTGTTGCTTATGTGGTTATTCTTTCTTGCCCCTTGTCTTGTCTTGTGATTGCTGTTGGTGTCGTCTCAGTTTTGGATCATGTTTAGGGTCTGTGCAGCAAATTTGCAAGAACCAGATTGATCAGACACCAGTAAGAGTTGAAATATCAATACCGTACCTTCTCCGCTCAACAGAGCACTGAGGAGGCTCCTGAGACATCCGAAGGGAACCACAAGTTTGGATTACTTTGAAACCCAGGGATGTTTACGTACACAAATGGATTTGCCTTTTAGATTCCATGACTTGAAAGTGGGAGACTTAAAATCTCACACAAATCACACAACTGAACATGCGTTCGGTGCAGGTACCTGTGTAACATGGCGAGAAGCACAGGGCCTCACAAAAAAGAGCCACTCAGCCTCATCTACACAATGCTTGTTCCCCCATATGGTCTCCTGAGTCATGCATTGTACGTCATGATAGAGTCATGGTACTACTGTGAAGCTAGGATCAATAAAGATAAATGtgttgataaaaacaaactaacagtgaaaacagaagaagaagaagaagaagtatactttatttatccccgcagggaaattacacagtcactcaatacatgctgttgtgttagttctttttaacaatcaatgtatACACAGCATCgtgattaagattaaagattaaatcactttatttgtccacacaatgggggAAATTGTCTTCAGCTCCACTCACTCAGTTTTGTCATTGTTCTCCTCCAGTGTAGCATTTCTGGAGCATCTACGTCCCATGTTTGTTCAAATGATTTGTCAAAATTCCAATTAGGTTGCAGAGCAtgaaatgtgacagaaaaaaagggacaaaaacCCCGACATGTTCCTTTAAGTCCCCTGATATTAATTTCCTGTATTTTCCTGTCTCTACTAACGCACCACCGTAACATGAAGAAACGGTTTGTTTCAAAACTGACAAAGACAAAACGTAGTGAAAACTCTGAGTTTGACTCTGAAATGAGGGAAAGTTACCTTTCTGTTTCACAAAAAGAGGTAACTAAAGAAAGAGGAGTAACTAGCCTGTTTCACAAAGACGGGTAACTCAAACTCTGAGTCTCTGGAACTAATCTGGTCAGAAGCAGGTTTTACACCATGAACACAGAGCTTTCCCCTGTCTCCTCCCTCTTTCAAAGCCACtcatgtcatttcattttctcattcaaTCACAATTCCAGGTTTGCTGTAGTTATGTGATATGATTTAAAAATTCAGAATCCATATTTTAGAGGTCTGTTATACCACTCTCACATCCCATGAGGGATTACAGTATGTGTGGAGCTGCGTTGTTTTTGCAAATGATAGTTTTTTTATACAATGTGGGAGATACTTAGAACCTGAGTCAGGCATCTGTATGCAGAGCTGTCAGAACAGTGTGCCCCACCTTGGAACGGCTTTTACCCCGGTTTGTCCATTTCCCTGGAAATAAACCCTCAGAGCCATCAAttaggagttccacaggaccgCACATgagatgtagaaatctgataaattattATGGAATTATAATCTATTTATTACATTGTGCTGCAATCTCAGACCTGGATtagtaattttaatttcttttaggatttcccaatgtaattggctgtcGAGATACAGtagtacccacattcccatcaaggctccatCACATAATGAGACCGATCatgtgaacaggaagtccattCGTAGCATAAATGTGccggtacatgtagattgaatACTGTTTCAAATGTTAAAGACTGAATCATAACTAAAATAACATCTGTTATTacgtgatgctgcagactacattcctgatgtggaggcaaagtgGCCTGGGTCAGTTCATGACTCCGATATATTttgagtcttacctgagcaacgtGGTCAGTAGCCTGGTGGTACGATTTGAACAGTATAATCCACTTGTCTCCATACTTAAACACACTCTAATgtatccactatacattaccaGAGTTTGTATGAGAGTAGGTCAACTGAGAATCCAGTATTTAACTCAGAGTTTTTAGAAACTGCTTTGTCAAACGGGCCTCTGGTTCTCAATGGATCAgtatagacagacacacatagtCATTGCCTGCATTCACAAGTTACTCCTTCATAACCGTTAGTTAAATCAAatcaagacagagagagatttgatttgatttttcaaatcacatttattcacaaaaagataaattacaagataatcacgttgacacaaattttacatttcaaaaacaaataatagtaggaaaataagcaaaatatacgtgaattaaaccaaccactgactcAACACAAGCTCCTCactcaacacggaacataaaacatcttagaCACACAACAgtatctaaatcattcatagctctgaaatagtaaAAATccattctgattcttgtttgacacattcttattaaaatggcttctgcactgcagtcagacaaacatacagccttttttcctcctgcttagataaattgccatctttgcttggcccagaaagaagtttaaaatctgccaatccttttttttgattcttcctgcgtttcaaaccaataatgtatacctgtttgtcaaaaacacgaCCGAATTAGAGAAAGATTCTCTCAAAAACAGGAACAAGTTGTCAAGTGTCTGagtctaggaagcagtgaaaaacgGGTTCTCTGCGAGAATAGAACAGACAGTTTTCTGACACATTTGGATtacaattcaaaataaaactgtcgACGGCCACAGCTCCATgtaaaagagagggagagagagagagagagagagagagagagagagagagagagaggagagaagagaggaagtaGTATAATTCAATGCGAACAGGAAGCAACATGGATGATCTTGGTAAGACAACTTTCTGTCATGCTTTAAACTGCTTTCTTCTTCACACTGATCCGTGCAGAGAGGGTTAGGCATGGAATGACAATTTTACTTACATTACTTTTTTAATATTATGTGACCTACACCAGCTACAGAAGACGAGTACATGGTACACTGTATCTTATTCTAGTTTAGCAGTGATCTGAATAACACTGTTGATGATGTGAGTATAATTTCAAAAACTTTAAGGCactctaaaataaaatatgtcaacaGGATGGCAAACAAATTCCACCACAGAAGATGGTGTTTTTTGGCAACATAAACATGTAATCTATGCCTTTCAAACAGAAAGCAAACCATTTGCCAATTtgttcaaaaaattattttcggACATTTGTCTACAACAaagcttaaaatatatttttaattcacCAGTCATATTTGTTGCaaatatttgtacaaatattttCCTCTTACAGTACATCTAAGAATAGATTGTGTAAGGACAGAGTTGAACTTGTCAGGTTTGTCATGAGTATTACAATGCAAATATGCAAGTTTCACTTCTGTAACCTTTCTATCACCACTTCCTGCTAATGCTAAATTTGACACTAAAATCTTACGACGTACTGAAAGCCAGAAAGATTTGCTTCTCAAGTCATCCCCAGTGACATCAGATCATAGGAAACCCCCATGTGCAAATCTGTTCATATGTTCTTTATATGTCCTCTTATCTTCTTATCACATTATTCAGAGACATCTACCatctatattttttaattagctTTGCTTTATACCTTGTAGTGATGTTTCAGCTCCTGCAGAAGCCTCCTTCATCTCCAGCTCACCCAACGCGGAGCTAGACTCAATCTTACAGGATCTGCTGGATCTGGGACGTGAGGTTAGAGCAGCCCATGCTTCTGAGTAActgaaaactgacatttttatcaTGCTAAAGATTAGTTCACAACCTTTCAAGCTGAACTTGTGTTGAATTTTGAAAGAGAGGGAGCGAAAGAAAAGGTCCTCTTGGGTGAAATTAACCAGGTTGAACAACAGGGGGCAGCACATACTAACCTTGACGATGGATGCTTCTCCAGGATAGAAGTAGTATACTTTTACACAAATTTCTCAAAATTCaggtaataataaataatttgtgcTTGTTTGCCTTCTCATTCAGGATCCAGTGTGTTCCACAACTCCACCATCTCTAATACAGAAACAGGCTGGAAGGAAAACAGATTCTCCACAGGAGAACAAGgagagcagcagctcagcagggCCAGACGCAAACGCCTCCACCGAGAGCAAAACATCAGAGAGTATAGATGATCTGCTGGGAGGGCTCAGTTCTGACTTAGTAAAGATTGGCGTACGCACCATGACCAAGGGCCAGTGTGCATTCTGCCAGAAAAGCATTGTGGGAAAGGTacaacagtcacacaaacaaatggGCAGGTATTCAAATCCAGGTGTTCTATATTTAGAAATGTAAAGAAGTAGAAATGAATGGGAAAAGAATAAGAATTCAGTTTGTTTGAATTCGCAAGACAAAAGGatgtgaaaagagaaaaaggctCTTGTTGCTTTCGTTTGTCTTCTGTAGATGATCACAGCGTTGGGTCAAGTGTGGCACCCTcaacactttgtgtgtgtgatctgtaaAATGGAGCTGAGCGACACAGGCTTCTTTGAGAGGGATGGACAGTCATACTGTGAAAAAGACTACCAAAAGTACTTCTCACCTCTTTGTGCATACTGCAAGAGCCCCATTGTCCAGGTGacaaaaacctgtttttcaCTTTGTCTTGATGAACTACTCATAGTCCTATTATACACTTTAAGTACCCACTTGACTTTGTATCCTCATCCAATCTCTAATTTGTTCCGTCACATATCGCCTCgatttatttatactttatcTCTTAAATATTGGATGATTGGTCAGAGTCTCAATTCATTTTTTCTTGATATGTCCTGAATTCATCAATAAAGCAAGAGACAGAATTTGATTTCTCCAGCATATGCTTGAACTGGACATCAAAGTAGATTTTCACAGTCACCAACTCTGCTTCTCCTTTGACTTGATTTTTGAACAATCCTTAGTTTTGTTCATCCTGATATCTGAAAATGTGACAACAAGAGACCAGATCTTCTTAATTAGTAAGGGAAGTAAAAATATTATGTAACTTACTTTTTATCATAATATTCCTGATTGATTAGAACATCCTGACCGCTTTGGACCAGACCTGGCACCCCGAACATTTCTTCTGTACACACTGTGGAGACATGTTTGGACCTGAAGGTAGGAGCCGTTATTTCTGACGGGAAACCACAACTTCAGCAATCAAGTGAAAGTACTTGTATCCGGTAGCACTAAGAATTATGATTGTGTGTCTTATTCCTGTCCCAGGATTCCAAGTAAAAGATGGGAAGCCATATTGTTGCAGGGACTTCTACCACCTCTTTGCTCCCAAGTGCTCAGGCTGTGGGGAGTCAGTTAGGGAGAAGTACCTGATCGCAGCCAATGGCACCTGGCATTCAGAATGCTTCGTCTGCTCAGTGAGACTCTTACCTCAGACCACACACATGGCTTTGGCTCACACATAAACCCTGGAATAAATGAGAAAGATCCCCACACATTTGCTTTAATTGCAATGTTTTGACCACAAGGCTGATGCAAACCTTATGCCTGGTGAATATGTtgtggttgacatgatgcaaatAAATCAAAGGAGCCATAGTCTTCAGTGTGGGTATCTCACATCTCTGTATGCAGCTTCATGTATAACATCGTAcatcttttttgtatttcatgggtgaaatgtaaacacaaagttcatgaatataaaatgcattggtttttaaaaatcacatggCCAGCAGCTTAAGAGGATgaatacatgtacagtatgtatgtacatgtaggtgtgtgtgtgtgtgtgtgtgtgtgtgtgtgtgtatgtgtgtgtgtgtgtgtgtgtgtgtgtgtgtgtgtgtgtgtgtgtgtgtgtgtgtgtgtgtgtgtgtgtgtgtgtgcacgcgcactACATCATAGTACTATAATAGAGACAATAATAAAGTTAGTAACATGCAGTGCAGCATATTTGATTCCGGCTCCCCTCACTATGCTGCCCTGCAGCCTGGTCTTAGTTGTAGAATGATTTCCATAACGTTACACATTATACACATCTGAGATGGTTTGACTTGTTAAATACAAGTGTTACTTACATCAATGAATTTTTCCACTGAGGTGTTTCTGTACCAAAGCCTTGGTTTAGTGTATGTTGGCACATACGAATGGAACAGTTGCTACACCTGTGCTTAAACTGCTATGGAAAGTCAAAGTGTCTGTAAAAAGCAGGACGATATGTGTCTTCACTCCTGTACAGACTTAATTAGTTCCTGTTTAAGGGATAACACTCCACCAGCTCCTCATCCATGACAGCATCAGTTGCAATCAAAGAGGCAAACTATCTAAATCAAGTGGTGACAACTCATTACATTCCAATCAGCCTCAGCTGCTTTacgtttgatttttcttttatcagATGTTTTAAGTCAAACCATTTGCTGACACTCATGCTCATGTTATCAGTTTAGGGATTTCATCATTCTAATTTGAACCGTGGCTGTGAACTATCTTGTCGATGGATTAACAGAAACACAGCTGTGACAGCGTTAACTTTCTCTGAATAACATGTTAATGGTCCATGCAGATTTAATAGCTAGGCTTCACAGAACAGCAGCTGAGAATTTTACAGAGTATCACAGAGCTGCAAACACAGGTAaggctttcatttcatttgcttgTGCAGATGATCAAATTACAGACACATTACATTTATGATGAAGTTAATTCATCACAGACAACATTGAGGTACTGAAGTGCAATTGTGAGAATGATTTAACTTCTATTACATTCTTCCAAGGGCTCAGAGTCTGCTGCCAGATAGAAGCCACAAAATGCATGTAGTTATAAAGTTCACATGGGTCTTTTCATGACTTTCTTATTCCCATTTTACTCATTTTACATCAGGATGTAAAATGAGCGTCAGGATGGTTTGTGAGCACTTTTCTGTATCTGACCTTCAACTATCTACAGACTGCATGTCTTTAAACTGACTACAAGGGCTCAAGATTTGATGTATTTGTGTAACTCGATGATGTATTTATAACAATAATACTGTCAATATCTTTCCCAAAATGTTTAATTCACATGGCCCCTAATCTATGGTATGGTTTGGAACACGCTCAACAGtaatatactgtgtatatatggGACTAAATCATGAGCTATCACTGCTCTGGTCCTTCTGGAGCTAATATCATGGCATTAAGGCTTGATGTTGTTATTCTTTTTCCATCATGTTTCAgtcttttatatatttcatcTCTCCCTCTAGTCTATTTTCCCTTATAACCCATCGCTGTGTTTGTATTCAGGACTGTCATAAGCCGTTTACTGATGGCTGCTTCATGGAGCTGGATGGCCGACCCCTCTGCTCACAGCACTTCTACTCCAGACAAGACACTCCGTGCGGCGGCTGTGGTGAACCTATCAAGGGCTGCTGCATCTCAGCTCTCAATCGCAAGTTTCACCCCGAGCACTTTGTGTGCGCCTTCTGTCTGCGGCAACTCAGCCAAGGAATCTTTAAGGAGCAGAAAGGGAAGCCTTACTGCTCAGCTTGCTTTGAAAAACTTCATTTGAAACCAGGCAAATATTGATTTGCAGTCTTTAAATGACACATGTATACCAGTGAGtagatgaaatatttaatcGTTAATGTTTGCTGTAGTGTAGGTGAGCAATGAAACTTACTTTGTCATTACTTCATGACCAACTGTGATGCATGacattttaagtgtttttggaaaatgaatgataaagttcaactttgatgaaatgagatgattaAAATTGACATAAAAAGACAatgctaaacaaaaaaaagcaaaagataTATTTTgcaaagcagaaagaaaacacccaCAATAAAATTTGGTTCTACAAGATAGTAAATGTGAAGAACAATTTGGaattttaaaagattttcacacacaaaaaaaaattcaaaacagg is a window of Antennarius striatus isolate MH-2024 chromosome 7, ASM4005453v1, whole genome shotgun sequence DNA encoding:
- the lpxn gene encoding leupaxin, which translates into the protein MITALGQVWHPQHFVCVICKMELSDTGFFERDGQSYCEKDYQKYFSPLCAYCKSPIVQNILTALDQTWHPEHFFCTHCGDMFGPEGFQVKDGKPYCCRDFYHLFAPKCSGCGESVREKYLIAANGTWHSECFVCSDCHKPFTDGCFMELDGRPLCSQHFYSRQDTPCGGCGEPIKGCCISALNRKFHPEHFVCAFCLRQLSQGIFKEQKGKPYCSACFEKLHLKPGKY